The Rhizobiaceae bacterium genome contains the following window.
CGAAAAACGTGCCGCCCGCCTGTCGCGGATTGGGCCGCGCCAAAAGGTCGAGCATGGGATGGCGCGCAAGCTCCGTCTCCTCCTCGAACAGAAGCAGCGGCACCGCCGCCACCGCCTCGCAGATCATGCGCACGGCGCGATGGGCGACGGGGTTGCCCATGAAGCCGACACGCGCCAGCGAGACGTAGTCCCGCCGTGTCCATCGCGCTTCGCCCTGCGTCTGCAAGGTCACGAATCCGTAGCCATCCTTGCGCTCGAGGCGTGCGCGGTCCCCCCGTTGCCAGGGCCATGTCCATTTCATCAGCAATCCCCTTGAATTGGTCCGCTCAGCCGAAATCGCGGATGCGCGGTTCGCCGGTCGAGCGCGGCTGAAGGTCGGTCACCGCCCACACCAGCGCATCGAGCCGGTCGGGCGAGCGCCCGTCGGAAAGCCCGGTCGGGCCGAAATCGCACATCTCGTCCTCGAGGTCCGGAAAGCGCCCCGCATGCCGCACCAGCCCCTGCGCATAGAGTGCGGCGACCGGCTCGGCGCGCAGCCATTTGCCCCGCCGCGCGCGCACATCCTTGACCGCCACCGACGGATCGACGGTGCGGATCACGGCGGCAACCATGTCGCCGCCCTGGTTGACCTCGGCGACCACGCAATCCGCCTGCACGCGATGGTAGAGCGCGACGACGCGCGCCGCCCATTCGGTCGGCTTCGCGCCGCGCACGCTTTCGTCGGCAAGCACGATCACGCCGCCGCCCTCCGTCAGCCCGGCGGCCACGATGCCGCATGCATCCGAGGTGCGGCGCGAGCTTGCCGGCGGATCCACCGCCACGACGATGCGCTGCAACTGCGGCGCCTGCGCGATGAACGCCGCCTCCAGCGCGGCGCGCGTCCACAGCGCGTCCTCGCGGTCCTCGATCAGTTCGCCCTCAAGCTCCTGCCTGCCGAGCCGCGTCCCGGCATAGCGGCTTTCGAGCGCGGCGATGAAACCATCGGCCAGATTGGCGATGTTGTCGCGCGTGGCATAGCGGTCCACATGAAACGCCGGATCGCCCATAAGGCGCTTGACCAGTTTCGTCGGCCTCGGCGTCGTGGTCACGAGTTGCCGTGGCCGCTCACCCAGCCGCAGGCCGAACTGGAGCATGTCGAAGCAATCGACCGCATTCTTCCACTTCGCGGCCTCGTCGCACCATGCGGCCATGAATTGCGGCCCGCGCAGGCTTTCCGGGTCCTCCGACGAAAACACATAGGCCACCGCGCCGGAAGGCCACAAAAGCCTGCGCCGCGTCGGCTCATAGCGGGGCCGGTCGCGCCGCGCGACCGTGCGGATGCCCGACGGCCCGTCGATCATCACCTCACGCACGTCGCCCAGCGTCTCGCCCACCAGCGCGATGCGCCCGCTGGAACGCCCCTTTTCGGCGATGGGCGGCAGGCCGCAGGCATGCGCGATCGTCCATTCCGCGCCGAGCCGCGTCTTGCCGGACCCGCGCCCGCCGAGCACCAGCCAGTTGTCGGGCACGCCGAGCGCGCGATAACGCCCCGGCAGGCAGGTCATCAGCCACTCATGCTCAATGGCGCGCGCCTGCTCACCGATGGTCGCGCGCAGCCATGTCTGCTGCGATCTCCCCTGCAAGGTCGATGATCCGCCTGTTGATGCGGTCGAGCACGTCGGCGAGTTCTTCGTTCTGGCGCGCGGCGTTCTCCTGGACGAATTCATCTGGGCTCAATATCTCGATCAGTTTCTCGGTCACGCGCACCGCCGAGTTGAGTGCGTCCATTTCCGCCTTGTCCAGCATTTCGCCCTGCCCGGATTCGTGCAGGACGACCTCCATGCGCCGCGCAATCGCCAGCGATGCGTGGCGCAGCTTTTCGACGGTGCGGTCGTCGCCCTCCGGCAGCTTCCAGTCGTTGACTTCCGCCTGCTTGCGGATCGAGTTGAGCGAGCGGCCCGTCGCATCGGCCAGCAATTTCAGCGGCGCACCATGAACTTCCACGAGCAGGCGCTGCGCCCGCACCCGCGCCGGGTTCCAGATTGGCAAGGACACCTCCGAATTTTGGGGATTGCGGAAGGCGCAGGAAATCCATCCCCGCGCTCACAAGATCGCTTGGATTACCGTTCCGGCCCGCGCCGCTCACACTTTTTCGACGATAGACAAAAGCTACCAAACCACCGTCACGGTGTCAAGGACTTTTTTCCTAATTAAATATTAGGAATATAATAAGTCTTGGCACATTGGCGCAAATCTGGCTGGCGCAGGGCATAATGGACGGCTACCACTAGCAAAAGCAAGGAGGAGCAAATGACCAATGAGACAACGCAGCTTTCTCCGATGCATCCCGGAGAAGTTCTCCGTGAGGAATTCATGGAGCCGAACAGGCTGACGGCATATGCGCTGGCGAAGGCGTGCCG
Protein-coding sequences here:
- a CDS encoding terminase family protein, giving the protein MTCLPGRYRALGVPDNWLVLGGRGSGKTRLGAEWTIAHACGLPPIAEKGRSSGRIALVGETLGDVREVMIDGPSGIRTVARRDRPRYEPTRRRLLWPSGAVAYVFSSEDPESLRGPQFMAAWCDEAAKWKNAVDCFDMLQFGLRLGERPRQLVTTTPRPTKLVKRLMGDPAFHVDRYATRDNIANLADGFIAALESRYAGTRLGRQELEGELIEDREDALWTRAALEAAFIAQAPQLQRIVVAVDPPASSRRTSDACGIVAAGLTEGGGVIVLADESVRGAKPTEWAARVVALYHRVQADCVVAEVNQGGDMVAAVIRTVDPSVAVKDVRARRGKWLRAEPVAALYAQGLVRHAGRFPDLEDEMCDFGPTGLSDGRSPDRLDALVWAVTDLQPRSTGEPRIRDFG